DNA sequence from the Butyricimonas faecalis genome:
AAAGGATTACATGGGAATAAAATATTTTTAAGCATACCATGTAAAAAATGGTACTTATACACAAGTTTAAACGAGGGCGCAGAAAAGTCCCTTTAGGAAAGAAATAGCTTCCCCCACCAACTCTCCCTTACACAGGGGGAGAGTTGATTACCAAGCGGTCTTCCCTCTTGTGTAAAAAAGAGTTAGGGTAGGTAGTTGTAAAAAAAATGATAACCCTATTTCACCAAACCAGCCGTTCTCAAACGGATCTCGGTCAAAATCTTTTTCGTGTACAACGGGAACTCCCCGTTCAACATCCATGCAAAATAACCGGGTTGCTCTTTCAGCACTTTCACCACGGGAACTCCTTTATTTTTCCCGAAATTAAATACCTCCACCCCTTCTTCGTTATAGATGATAAATCCGGCAAAATCCACCGTGTTATTCTGTGTAGAAAACTTACTTAGGAAAGCGATGTCGTTCTCCAACGTGTCATTGTAGCGATCCAACTGGGCTTTCAACACCTCATAGGTCGCCGTGGTATCGGCAGCTGCCGTGTGGGCATCTTCCAAATTCTTGTTACAATAAAAACGATATGCAGCGCTTAACGTACGTTGCTCCATCTTGTGAAAAATCGTCTGTACATCCACGAACTTCCGTTTTCGCATATCGAAATCCACGTCTACACGTAAAAACTCCTCTGCCAACAACGGAATGTCAAAACGATTTGAATTATATCCTCCCAAATCACACCCCTCGATAAAACGGGCCAAATCCTTGGCAATCTCCTTGAACGTCGGACAATCCTTCACGTCATCATCATAAATTCCGTGAATAGCAGACGCCTGTTCCGGTATATGCATCTCCGGGTTCACCCGGATCGTTCTCTGTTCCTCTTTCCCGTTCGGCATCACCTTCAAAACAGAAATTTCCACGATCTTGTCCTTCGCGATATTAATACCCGTTGTCTCCAAATCAAAGAATACAATCGGGTTAGTCAATTTTAATTCCAAAACTTACTAATTTTAGATTGAATGATTTTAGATTTCAGATTCCAACCACACGAAGCCTACGCTTTAATTACCCCCTCTAACTCCCCCTTGCACAGGAGAGAACACGCTGCATTGCTACATCATAGTACCCTATCGCGTTCCTCTCCCCTCGTGTAAAGAGGAATTGGAGAGGGTAATTTTTCCATTCTAAATTCTAAACTCCAAATTTTAAATTAGTTTAATCGGTAAGGCGAAAATCTCGCCTTACTGATTAAACCATCATCGGCATCAACAACATCAACAAATCCTCGTTCTCGTTCTCATTCTCGTAAGGCAAGAACAATCCCGGACGACTCGGATCGGACAACTCCAACACCAGAGATTCCGTATTGAGGTTGACCAATATCTCTTGTACAAAAGGCGACTTAAATCCTATGGCGATCTCCTCTCCCTCGTACTGGCAAGTAATCGTTTCGTGTCCGGACATGGCATAATCCACGTCTTGGGCGGAAATCACGATCGTTCCATTGGTCAAGTCAAACTTCACCAAGTTACTAGCTTGATTGGCCATCACGGAAACCCGTCTCAGCGAATTATACAACTCCTTTTTCTCGATAATAACCTTTTTAGGATTATTCTGCGGGATCACGGAATTATAGTTCGGGAAACGTCCTTCCACCAGCGTGCAAACCATCTTGTAATTTCCGAACGTGAAGCAAGCCATCTTCTCGTTGAATTGCAAACGCAACTCGCTATCATCCTTCGGTAATATATTCTTTAACAACAACGACGGCTTCTTCGGCAAGATCAATGCAAACTGATCCCCATCCGTCTTGGCATCAAAACGTTTGTAGCGTACCAGCTTATGAGCATCCGAAGCCACGAACGTAAAATTCTCCGGTCCCATCTCCATCAAGATACAGTTCATCACCGGACGCAAATCATCATTTGCCGTGGCGAAAACCGTATGGGTAATCCCCTCCAATAACATACCGCAATTCGTTGTTATCGTGTTCACACTCTCGTCCATTCCGGATTGCACCGGGTAATCCTCGGCACTCTCTCCCGGCACGGAAAACTCTCCCTTATCCGAGATAATCTTCACCTCGTTCGTTCCCGTGTTAATATCAAACGTCAAGGGTTGTTCCGGGAACTCTTTCAATATATCCAGCAACAACTTCGCCGGGATCGTGATACTTCCCGGAGTCTCCAGGTTATCCAATTCGATCTTGGCCTCCATCGTCGTTTCCTTGTCGGAAGCCGTGGCATACAACATATCATCCTTGGCAACCAACAGAATATTATCCAGAATCGGTTGTGCAGGTTTTCCACTGATCACCTTACTCACGGCCTGCAACCGCATCAAAAAACTACTACTTGATACAACAAATCTCATATCTGCTCTTTATAATTTTTATCCATTTATCGTATTTTCCACCTCTTCCACGGTGATCGGAGCCCGATGGTCTCCCATACATTTACACCCGTTCTCCGTGATCAAAATATCATCTTCCAAACGGATTCCACCAAAGTCCTTGTACGTCTCGATCTTGTCATACACCAAGAACTCCTTGTGCAATCCCTGTTCTCTCCACTGGTCGATCAACGCGGGAATGAAATAACACCCCGGCTCGTCGGTAACCACGAATCCCGGTTGCAACTTACGTCCCATACGCAAGGAAGAAGTACCGAACTGGTTGATCGGGCGAGTCTCGTCGTCATATCCCACGTAAATCTGTCCCAAATCCTCCATATCATGCACGTCCAATCCCATCATGTGACCCAACCCGTGAGGCATGAACAAAGCATGAGCCCCGGCAGCCACAGCGGCATTCACATCTCCCTTCATCAAGCCAAGATCTTTCAACCCTTGGGCCAAAACCTTACATACCTCCAGATGCACGTACTGATACGTTACTCCCGGACGGGCAATCTCCATCGCCTTGTTATTACAAGCCAATACAATATTATATACATCCTTTTGACGCTGATCGAAACGTCCGCCCACGGGAACCGTACGGGTAAAATCAGAACAATAATTCATGTTGTTCTCCGCTCCGGCATCGGTCAACATCATACGTCCCACGGTCAACGTCTTGCTATGATCGTGATTATGCAACGTCTCGCCATTTTGTGAAAGAATCACGGGGAAAGAAACCAAACTTCCGTACGAAGCGGCAATTCCCTCGATCAACCCGGCAATGTACTGCTCTTTTTGTCCCGGCAACGCGTGTTTCATGGCAGCCACATGCATCTCGTAACCGATGTTACAAGCCAGATTAATTTGCTCGATCTCACAAGCCTCTTTCACGGAACGCAAAGCCACCACGGCCTTGATCAATTCCAAAGAAGAATAATTCTTGATCAGCGAATGATGAATACCCAGCAAATCCTCCAGCAACAACATGTTGTGATAACGATAAGGCGGCAAGAAATGAATCTTTCGACCTTGACTGATAGCCTCTTTCAAAGCCTCGGCCAGTTTACAGAAAGGAGCGGAACAAGTCACACCCACGCTGGCAGCCAAATCCTTCACGCTCGGTTGCGGTCCCATCCAGATAATATCGTCCATATCCACGTCGTTTCCGTACAGACAAACTTCCCCGGAATCCGCGTCCATCAACCCGGCAAACCCGGGCATATTCAATCCAAAGAAATAAAGGAATGAACTATCCTGACGGAATTTATACGTGTTGGACGGATAATTTGCAGGAGCTTCCTCATTACCCAATATCAACACCAAGCCGCCACTCATCTTGTCGATAAGTTGCTTTCTTCTATTTATATACACGCTTTTATCAAACATATTTATTATTCATTTAATGATTAATTTTCCTTGTCAAAATGAGTTGACAAGGTATAAATTTTTTTTCAATGTCACAATTCAAAAATCCATTTTAATCCAAAAAACGAGTTCCTTATCCCGTCGCTAAACATCGGGAGATTATTACCTTGGGTAATGCCAGGCCTTCCCCTAGCGTTAAGCTATGCTTGGTTATCATCATTCTCCTAAAAGAATAAGGTTTTAATAGCTTACTAAAAATTTTAGGCAGTTATATACAATTTTGTTGTGAGATGTTTACTCCTGCAGGCAAGAAGGTATATTTACCATTCGTGATCCAATGGATAAGGAATCCATTTCTAAGACAAGCACCCATTCATTTCGCCACGGAGAGGTGTCAGGGACGTTCACGAACGTCTTTGTAACGTCTTTGATTCGTCTTTGATACGTCTTTAATCCCTAAGAACATCGAATATGCCACGGAAGACAATCGCGTATTATCTGGGAAAAGTTTACTTCGGTTTTCATTGTAAAGTGGTATATAAGTATCAAAAAAAATCTAAAATTGACTCACCCGGTTTTCACCCTCATCCGTATTCATAATGAAAACTGGATATTCCACAAGAAATAAAAGGAAAGATGGAAAAAGATATTTTATCAAAATTAGAAGTAGCCCGCCTCGTTGCCCTCCAGCGTTTGGGAATCCTGCCCGAATCAGAGGAACGGCGACTCTTGGCATGGGTGGAAAGAGACAAAAAGAACAAAGCCTTCTACGAACAACTATACAAAAAATCATGTAACAAGAATACCGCCACCTCGCCATCCGCCGCGGATAGTTGGAATCTATTCGAGAAAAAATACCGTACCGGTCAAAGAACCCGCAAACAATTCCAACGTACCCTTTACCGCTTGGTAGCCGCTGCCGCCGTGCTAGTTCTTGCCATCACAGGGACATATTACTATCTTACACAACCGAACGAAGAAATAATTACTTCTCCCCGCCCCGTTTCTGCCGTACAACTTGTACTGGGAAACGGGAATAAAATCATGCTGGACGACCCGCAATCTTCCGTAGAGGCATTGAAAAATAATGCTGCTTTATTCGCGGAAAAACAGGAAATCGATTATGCCA
Encoded proteins:
- a CDS encoding aminopeptidase P family protein, whose translation is MFDKSVYINRRKQLIDKMSGGLVLILGNEEAPANYPSNTYKFRQDSSFLYFFGLNMPGFAGLMDADSGEVCLYGNDVDMDDIIWMGPQPSVKDLAASVGVTCSAPFCKLAEALKEAISQGRKIHFLPPYRYHNMLLLEDLLGIHHSLIKNYSSLELIKAVVALRSVKEACEIEQINLACNIGYEMHVAAMKHALPGQKEQYIAGLIEGIAASYGSLVSFPVILSQNGETLHNHDHSKTLTVGRMMLTDAGAENNMNYCSDFTRTVPVGGRFDQRQKDVYNIVLACNNKAMEIARPGVTYQYVHLEVCKVLAQGLKDLGLMKGDVNAAVAAGAHALFMPHGLGHMMGLDVHDMEDLGQIYVGYDDETRPINQFGTSSLRMGRKLQPGFVVTDEPGCYFIPALIDQWREQGLHKEFLVYDKIETYKDFGGIRLEDDILITENGCKCMGDHRAPITVEEVENTING
- a CDS encoding 3'-5' exonuclease, with amino-acid sequence MELKLTNPIVFFDLETTGINIAKDKIVEISVLKVMPNGKEEQRTIRVNPEMHIPEQASAIHGIYDDDVKDCPTFKEIAKDLARFIEGCDLGGYNSNRFDIPLLAEEFLRVDVDFDMRKRKFVDVQTIFHKMEQRTLSAAYRFYCNKNLEDAHTAAADTTATYEVLKAQLDRYNDTLENDIAFLSKFSTQNNTVDFAGFIIYNEEGVEVFNFGKNKGVPVVKVLKEQPGYFAWMLNGEFPLYTKKILTEIRLRTAGLVK
- the dnaN gene encoding DNA polymerase III subunit beta translates to MRFVVSSSSFLMRLQAVSKVISGKPAQPILDNILLVAKDDMLYATASDKETTMEAKIELDNLETPGSITIPAKLLLDILKEFPEQPLTFDINTGTNEVKIISDKGEFSVPGESAEDYPVQSGMDESVNTITTNCGMLLEGITHTVFATANDDLRPVMNCILMEMGPENFTFVASDAHKLVRYKRFDAKTDGDQFALILPKKPSLLLKNILPKDDSELRLQFNEKMACFTFGNYKMVCTLVEGRFPNYNSVIPQNNPKKVIIEKKELYNSLRRVSVMANQASNLVKFDLTNGTIVISAQDVDYAMSGHETITCQYEGEEIAIGFKSPFVQEILVNLNTESLVLELSDPSRPGLFLPYENENENEDLLMLLMPMMV